In the genome of Pseudoglutamicibacter cumminsii, one region contains:
- a CDS encoding CocE/NonD family hydrolase codes for MLKPEDLPFDVKIVENWIPLSDGTRLWMKAWMPVTEEPVPAILEYLPYRHGDWTAPRDHERHPFYAGHGYASIRVDIRGHGSSEGVPGDEYDQQEHDDGLEVIEWIAKQDWCTGKVGMFGISWGGFNSLQLASYKPEALKAIVTVCSTDDRYDNDVHYFGGSMLGIDMHAWAGTMLAFESRPVDKRVWGDKWLDQWKCRLENIEPFIDTWVAHQVRDDYWKHGSVCEDYSSLDAAVMAVGGWYDPYRDTVLRLTEHLSALGKNVRGIVGPWAHQYPDRDLRPGPHIDFLGETLRWWDHWLKGEDNGAMDTPLFRGWITDSVPPRSAYEKMPGRWVAENQWPSPHIKPTELSLDGAHIAPVAAQTTNSDGAVEDGGVEVRVASPQDVGADAGRYFPYGNAADLPVDQRSDDGKSVVFDFPVVEDIDILGNASVKLRVKSPTKRGQVYVRINDVAQDGSSTLVTRGNLNFSAREGRDKAVAMPVGEWVDVEVPITGVGYRIPAGHVLRVAVSSAYWPWVWPQPGGEGFSLDPAASVLVLPMRDSTDGGDAGERAALDASVRFDDPVRMVPLDVKYPEAGEAGAAGTARPERLISQDVVANQTVLQVDPAYGGTRVYPDGLHYDEDTVETYWINKDDPLSARTESVWTVGMRRPDMDWDTKIVATTRMRCDAENIYTYSHVLAYNGEELIFEKTWEKAHPRIAS; via the coding sequence ATGCTTAAACCTGAAGACCTTCCGTTTGACGTCAAGATTGTTGAAAACTGGATTCCGCTCAGCGACGGCACCCGGTTGTGGATGAAAGCGTGGATGCCGGTCACCGAGGAACCGGTTCCAGCGATCCTCGAGTATCTTCCATACCGCCACGGCGACTGGACGGCTCCGCGCGACCACGAGCGTCACCCGTTCTATGCAGGCCACGGTTACGCGTCCATCCGCGTAGATATTCGCGGTCACGGCAGCAGTGAAGGCGTGCCTGGGGATGAATACGATCAGCAAGAGCACGACGACGGGCTCGAGGTGATCGAGTGGATCGCTAAGCAGGACTGGTGCACCGGCAAGGTCGGTATGTTCGGTATCAGCTGGGGCGGGTTCAATTCGCTTCAGCTGGCGAGCTACAAGCCTGAGGCCTTGAAGGCGATCGTCACGGTGTGCTCAACCGATGACCGCTACGACAACGACGTCCACTACTTCGGCGGCTCGATGCTCGGGATCGACATGCACGCGTGGGCTGGGACGATGCTCGCGTTCGAATCCCGCCCGGTTGATAAACGGGTGTGGGGTGATAAGTGGCTTGATCAGTGGAAGTGCCGTCTAGAGAACATCGAGCCGTTCATCGACACCTGGGTTGCGCATCAGGTGCGCGATGACTACTGGAAGCACGGCTCCGTGTGCGAGGACTACAGTTCTCTGGATGCTGCGGTCATGGCGGTGGGCGGCTGGTATGACCCGTACCGCGACACCGTTTTGCGTTTGACCGAGCACCTTTCTGCGCTCGGCAAGAATGTTCGCGGCATCGTGGGGCCGTGGGCCCACCAGTATCCGGACCGTGACCTGCGTCCGGGCCCGCACATCGACTTCCTGGGTGAGACCCTGCGCTGGTGGGATCACTGGCTCAAGGGGGAGGACAACGGGGCGATGGATACTCCGTTGTTCCGTGGGTGGATCACGGATTCGGTTCCGCCGCGCTCCGCATACGAGAAGATGCCGGGCCGCTGGGTTGCCGAGAATCAGTGGCCGAGCCCGCACATCAAGCCAACCGAGCTGAGTTTGGACGGCGCGCACATTGCCCCGGTCGCGGCGCAGACCACCAATAGCGACGGTGCAGTTGAGGATGGTGGGGTAGAAGTTCGCGTGGCATCGCCTCAGGATGTGGGTGCCGATGCGGGCCGTTACTTCCCGTACGGCAACGCGGCTGATCTCCCGGTGGATCAGCGAAGCGATGACGGTAAGTCGGTTGTTTTCGATTTCCCTGTGGTTGAGGACATCGACATCCTCGGCAACGCTTCGGTCAAGCTGCGGGTCAAGTCGCCGACGAAGCGCGGGCAAGTGTATGTGCGCATCAACGACGTCGCTCAAGATGGATCGTCGACGCTGGTGACGCGCGGCAACCTGAACTTCAGCGCCCGCGAAGGCCGCGATAAGGCTGTTGCGATGCCGGTGGGCGAGTGGGTTGACGTCGAGGTCCCTATTACTGGTGTGGGCTATAGGATCCCTGCCGGGCACGTGTTGCGTGTTGCGGTCTCGAGCGCTTACTGGCCGTGGGTTTGGCCTCAGCCGGGCGGTGAAGGATTCAGCCTCGATCCTGCGGCGAGCGTGCTCGTGTTGCCCATGCGTGATTCGACTGATGGCGGCGATGCGGGTGAGCGTGCTGCGCTGGATGCTTCGGTGCGTTTCGATGATCCGGTTCGCATGGTTCCGTTGGATGTGAAGTATCCGGAAGCCGGTGAAGCTGGTGCCGCTGGAACAGCTCGTCCGGAACGCCTGATTTCGCAGGACGTCGTGGCCAACCAGACGGTGTTGCAAGTCGACCCCGCCTACGGTGGCACCCGTGTGTATCCGGATGGTCTGCACTACGACGAAGACACCGTCGAGACCTACTGGATCAACAAGGATGACCCGTTGTCTGCGCGCACCGAATCCGTGTGGACGGTCGGGATGCGCCGACCAGACATGGACTGGGATACCAAGATCGTCGCGACAACCCGTATGCGTTGCGATGCCGAGAACATCTACACGTACTCGCATGTACTCGCGTATAACGGCGAGGAACTGATCTTCGAGAAGACATGGGAGAAAGCGCATCCACGTATCGCAAGCTAA
- a CDS encoding M23 family metallopeptidase, with translation MKVHSPSPARSRLSTIATLPGIGLPRTVLLCMLALICTVALTAAKPVPPVGREPRQHESWEDVGMLRGFEAPEHVWSAGSRGVQLKAAAGDAVAAPADGVVSFVGTVAGRPVVAIQLPSGWRTTVEPVDASVSKGDRVTAGERIGTVATGGPCDQRCVHWGLKTGSGANVLYRDPRTLLSEQPSVLWPDADTPPGSGP, from the coding sequence ATGAAAGTTCACAGCCCCTCTCCCGCTCGTAGCCGCTTGTCTACTATCGCGACCCTGCCCGGCATCGGCCTACCGCGAACGGTATTGCTGTGCATGCTTGCGCTGATTTGCACGGTAGCCCTCACAGCTGCGAAACCGGTTCCGCCGGTCGGTCGTGAACCTAGGCAACACGAATCCTGGGAAGACGTAGGCATGTTGCGTGGATTCGAAGCCCCTGAGCATGTGTGGAGCGCTGGAAGCCGCGGGGTCCAGTTGAAAGCTGCCGCCGGCGATGCTGTGGCTGCACCCGCCGACGGCGTGGTCAGCTTCGTTGGCACTGTTGCTGGCCGGCCCGTGGTTGCGATCCAGTTGCCTTCAGGTTGGCGTACAACCGTTGAACCTGTCGATGCATCGGTTAGCAAGGGCGATCGCGTTACTGCCGGCGAGCGCATTGGCACGGTCGCGACGGGTGGCCCGTGTGATCAGCGATGCGTTCATTGGGGTTTAAAGACAGGTAGCGGAGCCAACGTCTTATACAGAGACCCCCGAACACTGTTGTCTGAACAGCCTTCGGTTTTATGGCCGGATGCTGACACCCCGCCAGGATCCGGGCCATAA
- the rpsB gene encoding 30S ribosomal protein S2, whose protein sequence is MSVVTMRQLLDSGVHFGHQTRRWNPKMRRFIMTERNGIYIIDLQQSLSYIDRAYDFIKQTVAHGGTILFVGTKKQAQEAIAEQAQRVNMPYVNHRWLGGMLTNFATVSKRVNRMKELEEIDFNDVAGSKYTKKELLLLERELTKLRANLGGIRNMNRTPSMLWVVDTKKEHLAVDEATKLGIPVVAILDTNCDPDEVQYPIPGNDDAIRSVSLLTRVVADAVAEGLMARQGGNKGEAEEPMAEWERELLEGENASEKAEEAPAEKAEEDGGQAATESK, encoded by the coding sequence ATGTCCGTCGTGACCATGCGCCAGCTGCTCGACTCCGGTGTCCACTTCGGCCACCAGACCCGCCGCTGGAACCCAAAGATGCGCCGCTTCATCATGACCGAGCGCAACGGCATCTACATCATCGACCTGCAGCAGTCGCTGTCTTACATCGACCGCGCATACGACTTCATCAAGCAGACCGTAGCCCACGGCGGCACGATCCTGTTCGTCGGTACCAAGAAGCAGGCTCAGGAAGCAATCGCTGAGCAGGCTCAGCGCGTCAACATGCCATACGTCAACCACCGCTGGTTGGGCGGCATGCTAACCAACTTCGCTACCGTTTCCAAGCGCGTTAACCGCATGAAGGAACTCGAAGAGATCGACTTCAACGACGTAGCAGGTTCGAAGTACACCAAGAAGGAACTTCTCCTCCTTGAGCGCGAACTCACTAAGCTGCGCGCAAACCTCGGCGGTATCCGCAACATGAACCGCACCCCATCCATGCTGTGGGTTGTTGACACCAAGAAGGAACACCTCGCCGTTGACGAGGCAACCAAGCTGGGCATCCCAGTTGTCGCTATCCTCGACACCAACTGCGACCCAGACGAGGTTCAGTACCCAATCCCAGGTAACGACGACGCCATCCGCTCCGTCTCCCTGCTGACCCGCGTTGTTGCAGACGCTGTCGCTGAGGGCCTCATGGCTCGCCAGGGCGGCAACAAGGGCGAAGCTGAAGAGCCAATGGCTGAGTGGGAGCGCGAACTCCTCGAAGGTGAGAACGCCTCCGAGAAGGCAGAGGAAGCTCCAGCCGAGAAGGCTGAAGAAGACGGTGGCCAGGCGGCTACCGAGTCCAAGTAA
- the tsf gene encoding translation elongation factor Ts: MANYTTADIKELRERTGAGMMDVKKALDEADGDTAKALEIIRVKGLIKASKREGRATAEGLVAATVVDGAGYMLELNAETDFVAKNEKFVELANKALEAAVANNVADVDALLAAKIGDNTVAEEIEELSGVLGEKIQLRRLEKVEGALVKAYLHKTSQDLPAQVGVLFAVDGTGEAAETAAHDVAVHAAAMAPVYLTREDVPEDLVAEERRIAEETARAEGKPEQALPKIIEGRMTGFFKEKVLVDQPFAKDTKQSIQQVLDAAGVKAVAFARFRVGA; the protein is encoded by the coding sequence ATGGCGAACTACACCACCGCAGACATCAAGGAACTGCGTGAGCGCACCGGCGCCGGCATGATGGATGTCAAGAAGGCTCTCGACGAGGCTGACGGCGACACCGCCAAGGCCCTCGAGATCATTCGCGTGAAGGGCCTCATCAAGGCCTCGAAGCGTGAAGGCCGCGCAACCGCTGAAGGCCTCGTCGCCGCAACGGTTGTTGACGGTGCAGGCTACATGCTCGAACTCAACGCAGAGACCGACTTCGTTGCTAAGAACGAGAAGTTCGTTGAGCTCGCAAACAAGGCTCTCGAAGCTGCAGTAGCTAACAACGTCGCTGACGTTGACGCTCTGCTCGCAGCAAAGATCGGCGACAACACTGTTGCTGAGGAAATCGAAGAGCTCTCCGGTGTTCTGGGCGAGAAGATCCAGCTCCGCCGCCTCGAAAAGGTTGAGGGCGCTCTCGTCAAGGCCTACCTGCACAAGACCTCGCAGGACCTGCCAGCTCAGGTCGGCGTTCTCTTCGCAGTAGACGGCACCGGCGAAGCCGCAGAGACCGCGGCTCACGACGTCGCTGTTCACGCAGCAGCTATGGCTCCTGTCTACCTCACCCGTGAGGATGTCCCAGAGGATCTGGTTGCTGAAGAGCGCCGCATCGCTGAGGAGACCGCACGCGCCGAGGGCAAGCCAGAGCAGGCTCTGCCGAAGATCATCGAAGGCCGCATGACCGGCTTCTTCAAGGAGAAGGTCCTGGTCGACCAGCCATTCGCTAAGGACACCAAGCAGTCCATCCAGCAGGTTCTGGACGCTGCTGGCGTCAAGGCTGTCGCCTTCGCACGCTTCCGCGTAGGCGCCTAA
- the pyrH gene encoding UMP kinase, whose translation MSNTPTKQRRRVLLKLSGEVFGGGKLGVDPATVRRIAEQIASTVGEVETAIVVGGGNFFRGAELAESGMDRSRADYMGMLGTVMNCLALQDFLEQTGVETRVQSAISMSQVAEEYIPRRAIRHLQKDRVVIFGAGAGLPYFSTDTVAAQRALEVHADQVLMAKSGVDGVYTADPKTNPDAKKFDTLTYSEALAGNIRVMDQTAMTMCKDNGLDMFVFGMEGEGNVAAAIRGTAEGTHVTVG comes from the coding sequence ATGTCGAACACCCCAACCAAGCAACGCCGTCGAGTTCTGTTGAAGCTTTCAGGAGAGGTTTTCGGTGGCGGCAAACTGGGTGTGGACCCCGCAACAGTACGACGCATCGCCGAGCAGATCGCTTCCACTGTTGGGGAAGTCGAAACTGCAATCGTTGTGGGTGGCGGTAACTTCTTCCGCGGCGCCGAACTCGCCGAATCAGGCATGGACCGCTCCCGTGCCGACTACATGGGCATGCTCGGTACTGTGATGAACTGCCTCGCGCTCCAGGACTTCCTCGAACAAACCGGCGTTGAAACCCGCGTTCAGTCCGCGATCTCGATGTCGCAGGTCGCAGAGGAATACATTCCACGCCGCGCGATCCGCCACCTGCAGAAGGACCGCGTCGTGATTTTCGGTGCGGGCGCCGGCCTCCCATACTTCTCGACCGATACGGTTGCCGCTCAGCGTGCGCTCGAAGTGCATGCAGACCAGGTCCTCATGGCGAAGTCAGGCGTTGACGGGGTCTACACCGCCGACCCTAAGACCAACCCTGACGCCAAGAAGTTCGACACACTGACCTACAGCGAAGCCCTCGCCGGCAACATCCGCGTCATGGATCAGACCGCGATGACGATGTGCAAGGACAACGGCCTCGACATGTTCGTCTTCGGTATGGAAGGCGAAGGGAACGTCGCCGCGGCGATCCGCGGCACCGCGGAAGGTACCCACGTCACCGTAGGCTAA
- the frr gene encoding ribosome recycling factor yields MIQEVLSETRSAMERTIEAAQEDFATVRTGRANPGLYAKVMVEYYGSFTPLQQLASFQVPDARTILINPYDASSIRAIEKALSDSEIGANPSNDGRQIRITMPELTEERRNEYVKLVRTKAEEHKVALRNHRRKGNDMLKELEEDGGVGEDDVKRGENELNQLVRQFGDQIDEMTKNKEAELLEV; encoded by the coding sequence ATGATCCAGGAAGTGCTGAGCGAAACTCGCTCCGCAATGGAACGTACGATCGAAGCAGCGCAAGAAGACTTCGCAACTGTTCGTACCGGCCGCGCAAACCCGGGCTTGTACGCGAAAGTGATGGTCGAATACTACGGCTCCTTCACCCCGCTTCAGCAGCTGGCTTCCTTCCAGGTTCCAGATGCACGCACCATCCTCATCAACCCGTACGATGCGTCCTCGATCCGCGCGATCGAGAAGGCGCTCTCGGACTCGGAGATCGGCGCTAACCCATCCAACGATGGCCGCCAGATCCGCATCACCATGCCGGAGCTGACTGAGGAACGCCGCAACGAATACGTCAAGCTCGTACGTACGAAGGCTGAAGAGCACAAGGTCGCTCTGCGTAACCACCGCCGTAAGGGCAACGACATGCTCAAGGAACTCGAGGAAGACGGCGGCGTCGGTGAGGACGACGTCAAGCGTGGTGAAAACGAACTTAACCAGTTGGTTCGCCAGTTCGGCGACCAGATTGACGAGATGACCAAGAACAAGGAAGCCGAGCTTCTCGAAGTCTAA
- a CDS encoding phosphatidate cytidylyltransferase has product MSADATKARRVASTDVDAPSRASERPAAPGSRRARREAERAAARAAATGDPDSGASTDTASTVTAEPVAASTVTAEPVAAEQTITAGATTAPEPKQSKAGRDLPAAIGVGMGLLAALGLGLFVFPYLLIALGCLVAGIGSWEVSRALKARTGIPIPLAPLLITSLALPLLAGLYGPVALSLGLTACLLLVVLWNMLEGRSHGPQSIGLSLLVVGWVPLLASFAFLIFQSERGASALLTVVLLVVSNDTFGYIVGATLGKHPMAARISPKKSWEGFAGSVLGASLVGIALCLWVLRIPWWLGLVLAVATVICATLGDFAESMVKRALGVKDMSNLLPGHGGMMDRLDSLLFAMPFGYAVVMLAEALG; this is encoded by the coding sequence GTGTCTGCTGATGCAACGAAGGCACGCCGCGTGGCGTCGACTGATGTCGATGCGCCCTCGCGTGCTTCGGAACGTCCAGCGGCACCCGGGAGCCGGCGTGCCCGCCGCGAAGCCGAACGTGCAGCGGCTCGCGCGGCCGCTACCGGAGACCCTGACTCCGGAGCATCGACTGACACCGCATCGACTGTCACGGCGGAACCCGTAGCCGCATCGACCGTCACGGCGGAGCCCGTCGCCGCAGAACAGACCATTACAGCGGGCGCCACTACAGCGCCTGAGCCTAAGCAATCGAAAGCGGGGCGTGACCTTCCCGCGGCAATCGGTGTTGGCATGGGCCTCTTGGCTGCGCTTGGACTGGGGCTTTTCGTTTTTCCCTACCTGCTGATTGCTCTTGGGTGCTTGGTCGCGGGTATCGGGTCGTGGGAAGTCTCTCGTGCGCTCAAGGCGCGAACGGGTATTCCGATCCCACTCGCGCCTCTGCTCATTACAAGCCTCGCATTGCCGTTGCTTGCGGGCCTCTACGGCCCTGTTGCGTTGTCGCTTGGTCTCACAGCGTGCCTCTTGCTGGTGGTGCTCTGGAACATGCTGGAGGGCAGGTCTCACGGGCCGCAGTCGATTGGGCTGAGCCTCCTCGTGGTTGGGTGGGTTCCCCTTCTCGCGTCGTTCGCGTTCCTGATCTTCCAAAGTGAACGTGGCGCGTCCGCGTTGCTCACGGTGGTCCTGCTCGTTGTTTCTAACGACACGTTCGGTTACATCGTCGGCGCTACACTCGGCAAGCATCCGATGGCCGCCCGCATCAGCCCTAAGAAGTCTTGGGAAGGGTTCGCAGGCTCTGTGCTGGGCGCATCCTTGGTCGGGATTGCGCTGTGCCTGTGGGTTTTGCGGATCCCGTGGTGGCTTGGCCTGGTTTTGGCTGTCGCTACGGTCATCTGCGCTACGCTGGGTGATTTCGCTGAGTCGATGGTCAAGCGGGCGCTTGGTGTGAAGGACATGTCTAACTTGCTACCGGGGCACGGCGGGATGATGGATCGATTGGATTCTTTGTTGTTTGCGATGCCTTTCGGGTACGCGGTGGTCATGCTCGCTGAAGCGTTGGGCTGA
- a CDS encoding DivIVA domain-containing protein yields the protein MAGTLFNRVADDAFGYDTGQVENFLARARKTYESRNLNKDVVTSSVVRRATFDPVRGGYEPREVDAALDRLEDVFAARERNALIEAEGHDRWLENISQVAMVLRARLHREPGERFRRPSKKNIPSYNVADVDALCDRLIQYFEEDVPLSVDEVRRAVFGRAEGAEGYEENQVDAFLDRTIELMAAID from the coding sequence ATGGCTGGCACGTTGTTTAACCGGGTGGCGGACGACGCCTTTGGTTACGACACGGGGCAGGTCGAGAATTTCTTGGCGCGCGCCCGCAAGACGTACGAGTCGCGCAATCTCAACAAGGATGTCGTGACGAGCTCCGTTGTGCGCCGTGCAACATTCGACCCCGTGCGGGGCGGTTATGAGCCACGCGAAGTCGATGCCGCTCTGGACCGGCTCGAGGATGTTTTTGCGGCCCGTGAGCGGAACGCACTGATCGAGGCTGAGGGGCACGATCGGTGGCTCGAAAACATTTCGCAGGTTGCGATGGTCCTGCGTGCGCGGCTGCACCGTGAGCCAGGCGAGCGTTTCCGCCGTCCTTCGAAGAAGAATATTCCGTCGTATAACGTCGCGGACGTCGATGCGCTGTGTGACCGCCTGATCCAGTACTTCGAAGAAGACGTCCCGTTGAGCGTTGATGAGGTGCGTCGAGCCGTATTTGGCCGCGCCGAGGGCGCGGAAGGCTACGAAGAGAATCAAGTTGACGCGTTTTTGGATCGCACGATCGAACTCATGGCTGCGATCGACTAA
- a CDS encoding GNAT family N-acetyltransferase, with protein sequence MRLRPVEPADLEHFFAHQQDPDANLMAAFSARNPSDRSVFDYHWGRMLRDPKIEVRTIEHDGEVAGSIVMAFHDDYAELSFWTAKEFWNQGVTTAAVKAMLEEFPQRPVRASVVADNVGTHKILEGRGFKQIGQTQDFSNAREEIVSEDHFELS encoded by the coding sequence ATGCGCCTGCGCCCCGTTGAACCTGCGGACCTCGAGCACTTCTTCGCTCACCAGCAGGACCCGGATGCCAACCTCATGGCAGCATTCAGCGCCCGCAACCCCAGCGACCGCAGCGTCTTCGACTACCACTGGGGCCGCATGCTCCGCGACCCAAAGATCGAGGTGCGCACCATCGAACACGACGGTGAAGTAGCCGGCTCGATCGTCATGGCGTTCCACGACGACTATGCGGAACTCTCCTTCTGGACCGCCAAAGAATTCTGGAACCAAGGCGTCACCACCGCCGCCGTCAAAGCGATGCTTGAGGAGTTCCCACAGCGGCCGGTACGTGCTTCCGTGGTCGCCGACAACGTGGGGACCCACAAAATCCTCGAAGGCCGCGGCTTCAAGCAGATCGGCCAAACACAAGATTTCTCTAACGCGCGTGAAGAGATCGTCTCCGAAGACCACTTCGAGCTCAGCTAA
- a CDS encoding 1-deoxy-D-xylulose-5-phosphate reductoisomerase produces the protein MARSVVVVGSTGSIGTQALSQMVRAAGRFVVRALSAGQQARELAAQAVVFRPDVVGLAGAEGMSADDVRGGFLLHLAGAKETAARDGGLDLAGVGFVEVDATGLDEYEPELVVGEDAARVCAGLPDVDVVLNGVTGSRGLRPTLAAIEAGSVVALANKESLVAGGRLVMEAAAPGQIVPVDSEHSAIAQALRSGARSEVERLIITASGGPFRGWSAEQLEDVTPEQALAHPTWDMGRVVTTNSATLVNKALEVIEAHLLFDVALDRIVPVVHPQSVVHSMVEFVDGSTIAQASPPDMGLPIALGLNWPDRLPGACAPVDWTQGHTWEFFPLDHDAFPAVELAKKAQETSPTHMAVFNAANEEAVDAFHDGVIGFRRIVEVVAQVVEAYDADANAAEYGRSVEGVLAAETWARDAARKLWA, from the coding sequence GTGGCTCGGTCTGTTGTGGTTGTGGGTTCGACGGGGTCGATTGGTACTCAGGCTTTGTCGCAGATGGTGCGTGCTGCGGGCCGGTTTGTGGTCCGTGCTCTTTCTGCGGGGCAGCAGGCTCGTGAGTTGGCGGCGCAGGCGGTGGTGTTCCGGCCGGATGTGGTGGGTTTGGCTGGCGCTGAGGGGATGAGCGCTGACGATGTGCGTGGTGGATTCTTGTTGCATCTTGCGGGGGCTAAGGAGACTGCGGCGCGTGACGGTGGGCTTGATCTCGCGGGCGTCGGTTTTGTTGAGGTCGATGCGACGGGACTGGATGAGTATGAGCCCGAGCTCGTAGTCGGTGAGGATGCGGCGCGTGTGTGCGCTGGTTTGCCGGATGTCGATGTGGTGCTCAATGGGGTCACTGGGTCGCGTGGTTTGCGGCCGACGTTAGCCGCTATTGAGGCGGGTTCTGTGGTGGCCTTGGCTAATAAGGAGTCGCTGGTTGCTGGTGGCAGGTTGGTCATGGAAGCGGCGGCTCCGGGGCAGATTGTTCCGGTGGATTCGGAGCATTCGGCGATCGCGCAGGCGTTGCGTTCGGGAGCGCGTAGTGAGGTTGAGCGGCTCATCATCACCGCATCGGGCGGTCCATTCCGCGGCTGGAGCGCGGAACAGCTGGAGGATGTGACGCCCGAGCAGGCGTTGGCGCACCCGACGTGGGACATGGGGCGCGTGGTGACCACGAATTCGGCGACGTTGGTGAATAAGGCGCTTGAGGTGATCGAGGCGCACCTGCTGTTCGATGTTGCTCTGGACAGGATTGTTCCGGTTGTACATCCGCAGTCGGTCGTGCATTCGATGGTTGAGTTCGTGGATGGTTCCACGATTGCGCAGGCCTCGCCGCCGGACATGGGTTTGCCGATCGCGCTGGGCTTGAACTGGCCTGACCGTTTGCCGGGTGCGTGCGCTCCGGTCGACTGGACACAGGGGCATACGTGGGAGTTTTTCCCGCTGGATCATGACGCTTTCCCGGCCGTCGAGCTCGCAAAGAAAGCGCAGGAGACTTCGCCTACTCATATGGCTGTGTTTAACGCTGCGAATGAGGAAGCTGTGGACGCGTTTCACGATGGCGTGATTGGTTTCCGTAGAATCGTGGAGGTCGTCGCCCAAGTCGTTGAGGCTTACGATGCGGACGCTAATGCCGCGGAATATGGCCGTAGTGTCGAAGGTGTTTTGGCTGCTGAGACGTGGGCTCGGGACGCTGCCCGCAAGCTGTGGGCTTGA
- a CDS encoding M50 family metallopeptidase has protein sequence MDQVLAYVIGALVMLVGIGISIALHEVGHLVPAKAFGLRVPRYMVGFGPTLFSFRKGETEYGIKLLPLGGYITMIGMYPPHQDGKQRPTRTGIFQQLSDEAKKAESETLQPGDEKRLFLNLPVYKRIIIMLGGPFMNLILAFVFFGIVLTGFGTATPTTTVSEVYQCIQSVDDENARPAGEAQKCPEGAPAGPAYAAGLKPGDVITSVDGVKLSDTDWSALTDRIKASPGKELSIGYVRDGVEETTTLVPIETARPVVSPLGMVEKNPDGTAKTQSVGFAGIGSTAEIRPQSVTAVPSFVWENVKAVSGVVTQLPQKVVGVAQAAFSPAERDPNGPMSVVGVGRIAGEITSLDQVSFKDKIASYVSLMGSLNVALFVFNLIPLLPLDGGHIAGALWEKVRKAFNKLFKRPDPGPVDLSKMLPVTYVVAGLLLVMAVILIYADLVKPVSLL, from the coding sequence ATGGATCAGGTTCTCGCGTATGTGATTGGCGCGCTCGTGATGCTGGTGGGTATCGGCATTTCGATTGCGTTGCATGAGGTCGGGCATTTGGTGCCGGCTAAGGCGTTCGGTTTGCGTGTGCCGCGCTACATGGTGGGTTTCGGGCCTACGTTGTTCTCGTTCCGCAAGGGGGAGACGGAATACGGTATCAAGCTGTTGCCGTTGGGTGGCTACATCACGATGATCGGTATGTATCCGCCGCATCAGGATGGTAAGCAGCGCCCTACGCGCACTGGTATTTTTCAGCAGCTTTCGGATGAGGCTAAGAAGGCCGAATCGGAGACGTTGCAGCCCGGCGATGAGAAGCGTCTGTTCCTGAACTTGCCTGTGTATAAGCGGATCATCATCATGTTGGGTGGTCCGTTCATGAACCTCATTTTGGCGTTCGTGTTTTTCGGGATCGTGCTCACGGGATTCGGGACTGCCACGCCAACGACCACGGTTTCTGAGGTGTATCAGTGCATTCAGTCGGTAGACGACGAGAACGCTCGCCCGGCGGGGGAGGCTCAGAAGTGTCCGGAGGGGGCTCCTGCGGGGCCTGCGTACGCGGCGGGCTTGAAACCGGGGGATGTCATTACTTCGGTTGACGGAGTGAAGCTATCTGACACGGATTGGTCGGCGCTCACGGACCGTATTAAGGCAAGCCCTGGTAAGGAGCTCAGCATCGGTTACGTTCGCGATGGCGTCGAGGAGACGACGACGTTGGTGCCGATTGAGACGGCCCGCCCGGTGGTCTCGCCGTTGGGGATGGTCGAGAAGAACCCCGACGGCACGGCAAAGACTCAGTCGGTGGGATTTGCGGGGATCGGCTCGACGGCCGAGATCCGCCCACAGTCGGTGACTGCGGTTCCGAGTTTTGTGTGGGAGAACGTCAAGGCTGTTTCTGGTGTTGTGACGCAGCTTCCTCAGAAGGTTGTGGGGGTTGCTCAGGCCGCGTTTAGTCCGGCTGAGCGTGATCCGAACGGCCCGATGTCCGTGGTGGGCGTGGGCCGCATCGCGGGCGAGATCACGTCGTTGGATCAGGTGAGCTTCAAGGATAAGATCGCGAGTTACGTGAGCCTGATGGGATCGTTGAACGTCGCGTTGTTCGTGTTCAACTTGATCCCGTTGCTCCCGCTGGATGGTGGCCATATTGCGGGTGCGTTGTGGGAGAAGGTTCGTAAGGCGTTCAATAAGCTGTTCAAGCGGCCAGATCCTGGCCCTGTGGATCTGTCGAAGATGTTGCCGGTCACGTATGTTGTTGCTGGTTTGTTGCTTGTGATGGCTGTGATTTTGATTTATGCGGATCTGGTGAAACCGGTTTCGTTGCTGTAG